One Brassica napus cultivar Da-Ae chromosome C4, Da-Ae, whole genome shotgun sequence genomic region harbors:
- the LOC106426941 gene encoding probable transcription factor At1g61730, with translation MTKKKPNPLEDPPKASSSDDNEVEALSGDDEEEQISNDSSSDDLMNPVAIPSAKNSKSEKPNAVTKPKGGSLAVKKRPIETTSVSAKRAKIAEEAKKPSSFQRLWSEEDEVSMLQGMIDFKADTGKSPYEDMDRFYEITSKSISFEASKIQFVDKIRSLKRKYMGKVKHGAESLTKNHDIDCLKLANYIWGSHGMALNSNVKKLGKEEEVVALESAAKSSGTPKKSKKKPVSVEANGDKVEEDREVLVSGDIGGEDRQVLAGGDKDKEVLINGGGASKSHGVRASDWFEDSFLVGSIAGLGVSERFVKEKWSMVTVETKKRMEEKWKLLQAKEMELVLHKTDFMREIGSVIAEAS, from the coding sequence atgacgaagaagaagcccAACCCTTTGGAAGATCCACCGAAAGCATCTTCAAGCGACGACAATGAAGTCGAGGCGTTGTCCGGAGACGATGAAGAAGAACAGATCTCCAACGATTCATCGTCTGACGATCTCATGAATCCAGTCGCCATTCCGTCCGCGAAGAACTCCAAATCTGAGAAGCCGAACGCCGTCACCAAACCCAAGGGTGGCTCGCTGGCAGTGAAGAAGCGGCCGATCGAAACGACCTCCGTTAGTGCAAAACGGGCCAAAATTGCAGAGGAGGCGAAGAAACCGTCGTCGTTTCAGAGGCTGTGGAgcgaagaagatgaggtctctATGCTTCAAGGTATGATCGATTTCAAAGCTGATACGGGGAAGAGTCCGTACGAAGACATGGATAGGTTTTACGAAATCACCAGTAAGTCGATTAGCTTCGAGGCTAGTAAAATCCAGTTCGTTGATAAGATTAGGTCTTTGAAGAGGAAGTATATGGGGAAAGTCAAGCACGGTGCTGAGTCCTTGACTAAAAATCATGATATTGATTGTTTGAAATTGGCCAACTATATTTGGGGATCTCATGGAATGGCTCTCAATTCTAATGTGAAGAAGCttggtaaagaagaagaagttgtggctCTTGAATCTGCCGCTAAGTCCAGTGGAACACCAAAAAAGAGTAAGAAGAAGCCTGTTTCTGTGGAAGCTAATGGTGACAAAGTAGAAGAAGATAGGGAGGTGTTGGTTAGTGGTGACATTGGAGGAGAAGATAGGCAAGTGTTGGCTGGTGGTGACAAGGATAAGGAAGTATTGATTAATGGAGGAGGAGCTTCCAAGTCTCATGGTGTGAGAGCATCTGACTGGTTTGAAGACTCGTTTCTTGTAGGATCTATTGCGGGTTTAGGTGTGAGTGAAAGGTTCGTGAAAGAGAAATGGAGCATGGTGACAGTGGAGACAAAGAAGAGAATGGAAGAGAAGTGGAAGTTATTGCAGGCCAAAGAAATGGAACTTGTGCTGCACAAGACTGACTTTATGCGTGAGATAGGCTCTGTGATTGCTGAAGCATCTTAG
- the LOC106426984 gene encoding late embryogenesis abundant protein 7 yields the protein MSQQSFNAGQTRGHAQKKAEQWTESAKQTAQSACDKTADVALSARDKTANLTQSTQSKSADASHSTRESAQHGQEQTAGFLGQTGESVKNMAQGAFDGVKNSLGMNEKK from the exons ATGTCTCAACAATCATTCAATGCTGGACAAACCAGAGGCCATGCTCAA AAGAAGGCAGAGCAGTGGACTGAGTCCGCCAAGCAGACTGCACAGTCAGCATGTGACAAGACCGCAGATGTAGCGCTATCAGCACGTGACAAGACTGCCAATTTGACACAATCAACACAAAGCAAGTCTGCAGATGCATCTCATTCTACCCGAGAATCTGCTCAGCATGGCCAGGAACAAACCGCTGGTTTTCTCGGTCAG ACCGGTGAATCTGTGAAGAACATGGCTCAGGGTGCTTTCGATGGTGTTAAGAATAGCCTTGGCATGAACGAGAAGAAATGA